In Bernardetia sp., a single window of DNA contains:
- the hutI gene encoding imidazolonepropionase, with product MKNILFLNIKSLVQVEDKEPPAFRAGKDMQDLPSIENAFLFVENGKVKEFGRMQDLNDEQKSVWLDSSSIEKIDATGKFILPSFVDSHTHIVYAGSREKEFEDRINGLTYEQIAQNGGGILNSAKRLQQTSEDELYHAAKARLFEMIGFGTGAAEIKSGYGLTVEDEIKMLRVIQKLKEISPIEIKSTFLGAHAFPKEISREKYMSLLVDEMIPQVAQENLADYCDVFCDRGFFTVEETDKILNVATKYGLKAKLHANELDTSGGVQIGVKHGARSVDHLEHMGESEINSLLSSAKAGNLTMPTLLPSTAFFLRLEYAPARKLIESGLPVSLATDYNPGSSPSGNMPFVLSLACIHMQMSPEEAINAATLNAAYAIELEKTHGIIRKNADANFILTKNMPSLAFLPYSFGSHLIESVFVRGEKQN from the coding sequence ATGAAAAATATCTTATTCCTAAATATCAAATCATTAGTTCAAGTAGAAGACAAAGAACCCCCTGCTTTTCGTGCAGGAAAAGATATGCAAGACTTGCCAAGCATAGAAAATGCTTTTTTGTTTGTAGAAAATGGAAAAGTAAAAGAGTTTGGCAGAATGCAAGACCTAAACGATGAGCAAAAATCAGTTTGGTTAGATTCTTCTAGTATTGAAAAAATAGATGCGACAGGAAAATTTATCTTGCCTTCTTTTGTAGATTCGCACACACATATCGTCTATGCAGGCAGCAGAGAAAAGGAATTTGAAGACCGAATAAACGGACTTACTTACGAACAAATCGCTCAAAACGGAGGAGGAATCCTCAATTCTGCCAAAAGATTACAACAAACATCAGAAGACGAACTCTATCACGCTGCAAAAGCAAGATTATTCGAAATGATAGGTTTTGGAACAGGAGCAGCCGAAATAAAAAGTGGCTATGGCTTAACGGTAGAAGACGAGATAAAAATGCTTCGTGTCATCCAAAAGCTCAAAGAAATTTCTCCTATCGAAATAAAATCTACCTTCTTAGGCGCACATGCCTTTCCAAAAGAAATTTCAAGAGAAAAATATATGAGTTTGCTCGTCGATGAAATGATTCCACAAGTAGCTCAAGAAAATTTAGCTGATTATTGCGATGTTTTTTGTGATAGAGGATTTTTCACAGTAGAAGAAACAGATAAAATCTTGAACGTAGCCACAAAATACGGCTTAAAAGCTAAACTACATGCCAACGAACTAGACACTTCTGGAGGTGTTCAGATAGGCGTAAAACATGGCGCACGAAGCGTCGACCACTTGGAACACATGGGAGAAAGTGAAATCAACTCACTTTTGAGTTCTGCCAAAGCTGGAAACCTCACAATGCCAACCCTTTTGCCTAGTACAGCCTTTTTCTTGCGCTTGGAATATGCACCAGCCAGAAAACTGATTGAAAGTGGCTTGCCTGTTTCTCTTGCCACAGACTATAACCCAGGGAGTTCGCCTTCTGGAAATATGCCTTTTGTACTTTCGCTTGCTTGTATTCACATGCAAATGAGTCCAGAAGAAGCTATTAACGCTGCCACGCTCAATGCTGCCTATGCCATAGAATTAGAAAAAACACATGGTATAATTCGTAAAAATGCAGATGCTAATTTTATTCTGACTAAAAATATGCCTTCACTAGCATTCTTGCCGTATTCTTTTGGAAGTCATCTGATTGAAAGTGTGTTTGTAAGAGGAGAAAAACAAAATTAG